The Oceaniferula marina genome includes a window with the following:
- a CDS encoding LamG domain-containing protein, whose protein sequence is MNFPSSLLCFLLGSSVLSMSCAFGAEDVGYLPDATLKFVKVPTLTPAAQAVDGPLLGNGDMKVAIGGAPERQQFHLGKNDLWRLQHGYSNSSPVTFGELVLDIPALKGAEYQLNMPLGDPRAEATFRLGNLTVSQQSRVIADRNLLWIRLEAKGGEVEVKPQLKVQQGRGSVSTVENRDGMFVAARSFPSNVVDMASGAAVAMKVLGSEIGENHAGVKKEAAKTQAFRVAIGHEQMQGGRWGFHGAIDELAIYDFALQEADISGVMSGSLDKKPLQQWKFEKPLPQSHGVTLVQGKSGKALKLNGEKKNRVDVGALDLPVGDISVASWIYIDQAASDANYILSCGEWSKGVSMGLSAGKLRFAVGGKYVETKPLPKKTWLHVAGVLDGSSLVIYVNGKEAARKLGGAEHWVQGHFKLIPGKPVDILLAMDSLFDAPDYKQRVVKNVAALKKAELRAIEQGHREWWAGYWQRSWIELDDPVLELGYYRSLYGIGACSRNPRFPAAIFGWDTSDQPRWHGDYHLNYNHYAPFYAMYGANRMEQGDPQDTPMLEFLKRGQWYAKNVTKTRGVLFPVGIGPCGIETTKGSPKYAKGPNAELGGLFFQQRSNSAYALVNIAQRWRSSYDVEYAKKVYPLVREVALFWEDYLVYEKGRYVIVGDAIHEGSGQNLNPILSLGMVRNAMDLALDMSAALKVDLDKKEKWQHMMSHLSHWSTQEKNGKTVFRYTEKGTAWWRNNTLGIQHIYPANCIGLDSDDKWLEVAHNTIDIMSRWIDHNGSNSFFPAAVRVGYDPDVILDQLRKYTKNTYANGFQRGNPHGIENFSTVPNTINEMLCMSHVPIGDVKRNESVIRVFPVWPKDKDVRFHTIRTWGAFLVSSELKEGEVSYVEVTSEQGRDCTLINPWPGSKVQLKGAQRSETLKGDRFTIKTTKGETVRFTRQP, encoded by the coding sequence ATGAATTTTCCATCATCTTTGTTGTGTTTCCTCTTGGGGAGCAGTGTTCTGTCGATGTCGTGTGCCTTTGGTGCTGAAGACGTAGGTTATTTGCCTGATGCGACATTAAAATTTGTCAAGGTGCCGACCCTCACTCCCGCTGCACAGGCTGTGGACGGTCCTTTACTGGGGAACGGCGATATGAAGGTCGCGATCGGGGGGGCTCCCGAACGTCAGCAATTTCACTTGGGCAAAAACGATTTGTGGAGACTTCAGCATGGTTACAGCAACTCGAGCCCTGTGACATTCGGTGAACTGGTTCTCGATATCCCCGCACTCAAGGGAGCGGAGTACCAGCTTAATATGCCACTCGGAGATCCTAGGGCAGAAGCTACATTTCGCCTTGGTAACTTGACGGTAAGCCAGCAAAGCCGGGTGATTGCTGATCGAAATTTATTGTGGATTCGTCTTGAGGCGAAGGGTGGGGAAGTCGAGGTCAAGCCGCAGCTTAAGGTGCAGCAAGGTCGAGGTTCGGTATCCACGGTCGAAAATCGAGATGGCATGTTTGTTGCGGCCCGGTCGTTTCCTTCCAATGTGGTTGATATGGCTTCGGGAGCCGCCGTGGCGATGAAGGTGCTTGGTTCAGAGATCGGGGAGAATCATGCAGGAGTGAAAAAAGAGGCAGCAAAGACGCAAGCATTTCGGGTGGCCATTGGACACGAGCAAATGCAAGGGGGGCGCTGGGGATTTCATGGAGCCATCGATGAGTTGGCAATCTATGATTTTGCGTTACAGGAAGCGGACATCTCAGGTGTGATGTCGGGTTCTTTGGACAAGAAACCATTGCAGCAGTGGAAATTTGAAAAGCCGTTACCGCAATCTCATGGAGTCACTTTGGTTCAGGGGAAGAGCGGGAAAGCGTTGAAACTCAATGGAGAGAAAAAGAACCGGGTGGACGTCGGTGCGCTTGATCTCCCAGTAGGGGATATCAGTGTAGCCTCGTGGATCTACATTGATCAGGCAGCATCTGATGCCAATTATATTCTTAGTTGCGGAGAGTGGAGCAAGGGAGTGAGTATGGGACTATCCGCAGGAAAACTACGCTTTGCTGTTGGAGGTAAATATGTGGAAACGAAGCCTTTGCCTAAAAAAACATGGCTTCATGTGGCTGGAGTTCTCGATGGCTCTTCTCTGGTGATTTACGTTAATGGCAAGGAAGCGGCACGTAAGCTGGGTGGCGCCGAGCACTGGGTGCAGGGGCATTTTAAACTCATCCCAGGGAAGCCTGTTGATATCTTGTTAGCGATGGATAGTTTGTTTGATGCCCCGGATTATAAGCAACGTGTGGTAAAAAATGTAGCTGCGTTGAAAAAAGCGGAACTTCGTGCCATTGAGCAAGGACATCGTGAGTGGTGGGCTGGTTATTGGCAGCGTTCTTGGATCGAGTTGGATGATCCCGTGCTTGAGTTGGGCTATTATCGGAGTTTGTATGGGATAGGAGCATGCAGCCGTAATCCTAGGTTTCCCGCTGCGATTTTTGGTTGGGATACCTCAGATCAACCTCGATGGCATGGTGATTATCATTTGAATTACAATCATTACGCTCCGTTTTACGCCATGTATGGAGCGAATCGAATGGAACAAGGGGATCCTCAGGATACTCCTATGTTAGAGTTTTTGAAACGCGGGCAGTGGTATGCAAAAAACGTGACCAAGACACGGGGTGTCTTATTTCCCGTCGGCATTGGTCCATGTGGTATTGAGACGACAAAGGGGAGCCCTAAATATGCCAAAGGTCCGAATGCGGAACTGGGTGGGTTGTTTTTTCAACAGCGTTCGAATTCAGCGTATGCCTTGGTGAACATAGCACAGCGTTGGCGTAGTTCTTATGATGTAGAGTATGCCAAAAAAGTATACCCTTTGGTTCGTGAGGTGGCATTGTTTTGGGAAGACTATTTGGTTTATGAAAAGGGACGTTATGTGATTGTTGGAGATGCCATTCACGAAGGGTCGGGACAAAATTTGAACCCCATCCTTTCGCTCGGGATGGTGCGAAATGCGATGGACCTCGCACTTGATATGAGTGCTGCTCTCAAGGTCGATTTGGATAAGAAGGAAAAATGGCAGCATATGATGAGTCATTTGAGTCATTGGAGCACGCAGGAGAAAAATGGCAAAACGGTGTTTCGCTATACTGAAAAAGGGACTGCTTGGTGGAGAAATAATACACTGGGGATTCAACATATTTATCCCGCAAACTGCATTGGTCTCGATAGTGATGATAAGTGGTTAGAAGTGGCTCATAATACTATTGATATCATGAGTCGTTGGATAGATCACAACGGATCCAATAGTTTTTTTCCTGCTGCCGTGCGAGTGGGCTATGATCCCGATGTGATTCTTGATCAATTGCGCAAATACACGAAAAATACTTACGCGAACGGATTTCAGCGTGGCAACCCCCATGGAATTGAGAATTTTTCAACGGTCCCGAATACGATCAACGAAATGCTGTGTATGTCTCACGTTCCGATCGGGGATGTAAAACGCAATGAGTCCGTGATCCGGGTTTTTCCTGTCTGGCCGAAAGATAAAGATGTCCGCTTTCATACTATCCGGACGTGGGGGGCTTTTTTGGTTTCCAGCGAGCTCAAAGAGGGGGAGGTGAGCTATGTTGAGGTGACCAGTGAACAAGGACGTGACTGCACGTTGATCAATCCATGGCCGGGAAGTAAGGTTCAACTTAAAGGGGCTCAACGAAGTGAGACCTTGAAAGGTGATCGTTTTACCATCAAAACAACGAAGGGTGAGACCGTTCGTTTCACCCGGCAACCATAG
- a CDS encoding sodium:solute symporter family transporter has protein sequence MTIIDFLVLGLYFAVTLGAGLWFARESSSGLRSYFLGDNRQKWWMLACSGSSTNYSVDGTVWMISMLMVLGMKSWWTTMIWWMPSSIVLMSFTAIWIRRTGVMTAAELNVVRFGKGTGAKAARTGFALMITVFSIAQLCMAYVVIHKFATIFEFPGHASALTIVGVTGVYVMIGGFRGVIVTDFIQNVLLVVVSVMIGVICMMHYSADEVHQAVASGSGATEVTTEYWKSLRYDATPQLGAFESSEVYNGWKDFGGAALAWSLVGLIGCFGGAGGRYGEQRYLAARNAKQAAWQAGLWSVLAIPRWIVIAGLAYLGLTLFRDSALLDPDSVYPLFVKSSLLIPGIKGLVIATLAAAFMSTFSSEVNATASMMVRDIWQPLTSKGDGDEGQSMVVSYMTSGILVGGCMICGYFFAENSSLNAIWTWMLGGLLACYVIPLALRWYWGRMNGWGFAIGSVSGLIPALMLLYKKFASADAMVQSIPDDMFTYGILAISLVTCVLASLLTKPVEPECIDTFYCRVRPFGLWKEIRLRAMSSGQPVNEPIPFGRAMLNLVVGCVAIYSLYMAPVYFLGKWYLESAVCFAVFSVMSFTLYHTWLKKLPEQ, from the coding sequence ATGACAATCATTGATTTCTTGGTTCTGGGTCTCTATTTTGCGGTGACCTTAGGGGCCGGCTTGTGGTTTGCCCGGGAATCATCCAGCGGATTAAGATCTTATTTTTTAGGAGATAATCGGCAGAAATGGTGGATGCTTGCTTGTTCGGGATCATCGACGAATTACTCGGTTGATGGGACGGTTTGGATGATTTCGATGTTGATGGTGCTTGGAATGAAATCGTGGTGGACCACGATGATTTGGTGGATGCCGTCATCGATTGTGTTGATGTCGTTTACGGCGATCTGGATTCGCCGAACCGGTGTGATGACGGCGGCTGAGTTGAATGTGGTGCGTTTTGGAAAAGGAACCGGGGCGAAGGCTGCAAGAACCGGGTTTGCCTTGATGATTACGGTTTTTAGTATCGCCCAGCTCTGTATGGCCTATGTGGTGATTCATAAATTCGCGACAATTTTTGAGTTTCCCGGGCATGCTAGTGCCTTGACGATTGTCGGTGTGACAGGGGTCTATGTCATGATCGGCGGGTTCCGGGGAGTTATTGTTACCGACTTCATTCAGAATGTCCTGCTGGTGGTTGTTTCTGTGATGATTGGAGTGATCTGCATGATGCATTACTCGGCTGATGAAGTGCATCAAGCGGTAGCCAGTGGCTCAGGAGCTACCGAGGTAACAACAGAATATTGGAAGTCGCTTCGTTATGACGCGACTCCTCAGCTTGGGGCATTTGAGTCGTCTGAGGTTTACAATGGCTGGAAAGATTTTGGTGGCGCAGCCTTGGCATGGTCGCTGGTTGGATTGATTGGTTGTTTTGGCGGTGCCGGTGGTCGATATGGTGAGCAGCGATATTTGGCGGCACGGAATGCCAAACAAGCCGCCTGGCAGGCTGGGCTATGGTCGGTTCTTGCTATTCCTCGCTGGATCGTGATCGCCGGATTGGCCTATTTGGGATTAACCTTGTTTAGGGATTCGGCCTTGCTTGATCCAGATAGCGTCTACCCTCTTTTTGTGAAATCCAGCCTATTGATTCCTGGGATCAAAGGGCTGGTGATTGCCACCTTGGCCGCCGCTTTTATGAGCACGTTTAGTTCGGAAGTGAATGCAACGGCCTCGATGATGGTGCGTGATATCTGGCAGCCTTTAACATCGAAGGGTGATGGTGATGAGGGGCAGTCGATGGTGGTGTCGTATATGACGTCGGGCATCCTTGTCGGTGGCTGTATGATTTGCGGGTATTTTTTCGCTGAGAACAGCTCGCTGAATGCCATTTGGACATGGATGTTAGGAGGGCTGTTGGCCTGTTATGTGATCCCCTTGGCCTTGCGTTGGTATTGGGGGCGCATGAATGGTTGGGGGTTTGCGATAGGAAGTGTGTCCGGGTTGATCCCCGCCTTGATGCTGTTGTATAAAAAATTTGCCAGCGCGGATGCGATGGTGCAATCCATCCCCGATGACATGTTTACCTACGGGATTTTGGCGATATCCCTAGTTACCTGTGTTTTGGCATCCTTATTGACCAAGCCTGTGGAACCTGAATGCATCGATACCTTTTACTGTCGAGTCAGACCCTTTGGTTTGTGGAAGGAAATCCGGTTGCGCGCCATGTCCTCTGGACAGCCTGTCAATGAGCCGATTCCATTTGGCCGTGCGATGTTGAACCTCGTTGTCGGCTGTGTGGCTATTTATAGCCTTTATATGGCACCCGTCTATTTTCTGGGGAAATGGTATTTAGAATCCGCGGTTTGTTTTGCGGTGTTTTCCGTGATGAGTTTCACGCTTTACCACACCTGGTTGAAAAAATTACCTGAACAATAA
- a CDS encoding glycoside hydrolase codes for MSQLEEILVIHHSHLDLGYTHSQPIVEQLHLEFIDQALDLLDGSDGWPEISAPKWTCEVTWPVLDWLSQASDEQIDRFRNYYLSGRIDVCALPFGMTPLLGEGLLPELMKPLQVLKDKLGVVPTTALQHDVNGMPWPVADLLLDSGVEAFFMGINAHCGGAPMPRPGIFDWESPSGRKLTVFNGLHYSMFDQFAKVDENNPETFKAGIEDLQQFLKTQNYDYPFVWISATNPPEAWDNSPPNPELAQQIQQWNDAGGQPRIRFATPTDVLDRFNALPSHELEVKRGDWTDYWNFGCGSTAADTALHKQATESLALADGLRQQGYECQNLDTMRQEAVEHLLRYNEHTWGSDHSVMNPSAHVRSQLILKQRHASEAIERASFLLFDALESLAKNPLQSRGAMEGVLVYNPSSEAFDGPITIPQSWHEDRKRLRCERFAYRARFAKGSDDSYVGPVHLEPGEWKRLPLSGLSPYQPSSLVSHGVMDEPEENVRPETILNEDRSEAVAYIESPFHRIEYHSSTGRLLSVMDKLSQWQLLADHSTLGFFEFVHERPDARFDDRHEAYYKRDIEDERYFRSCWRPDWKVIRETPERVLSHRVEEQGGSVTLVQCLQARGTEMLEQRVTLHSHTARIDLEIEMVKSDCHTPESIYFAFPVCLDTGWKGYFDTVGQGVELDADQLEGSSRGWVTTDRYAAICDQQHGLALFTPDAPMVQFGDFNFGRDIRENCREANPLLLAWPINNYWNTNFPASQPGRVSFRYSLRSFKAQELEKLPNWASEVSSPLQVHPLVSCAGSDQPR; via the coding sequence ATGTCACAGCTCGAAGAAATACTCGTTATTCATCATAGTCATCTCGACTTAGGCTATACGCATAGCCAACCTATCGTAGAACAACTGCACCTTGAGTTTATTGATCAGGCGTTGGACCTGTTGGACGGCTCGGATGGGTGGCCTGAGATTTCAGCTCCGAAGTGGACTTGTGAGGTGACTTGGCCGGTACTGGACTGGTTGAGTCAGGCGAGTGACGAGCAAATTGATCGGTTCCGAAATTATTACCTCAGTGGTAGGATTGATGTATGTGCGCTTCCGTTTGGGATGACTCCATTGCTTGGGGAGGGGTTACTTCCTGAACTGATGAAGCCTTTGCAGGTTTTGAAAGACAAGTTAGGTGTGGTTCCTACAACGGCATTGCAGCATGACGTCAATGGCATGCCATGGCCGGTAGCGGATTTGTTGCTGGATTCTGGAGTGGAAGCCTTTTTTATGGGGATTAACGCGCATTGTGGAGGGGCTCCGATGCCGCGCCCGGGGATCTTTGATTGGGAATCTCCGAGTGGGAGAAAACTAACGGTCTTCAACGGATTGCACTACAGTATGTTTGATCAGTTTGCCAAGGTGGATGAAAATAACCCAGAAACATTCAAGGCTGGTATTGAGGATTTGCAGCAGTTTTTAAAAACTCAGAACTATGATTACCCCTTTGTCTGGATTTCCGCAACCAATCCACCTGAAGCATGGGATAATTCGCCACCTAACCCAGAGCTAGCTCAACAAATTCAACAGTGGAATGACGCTGGAGGACAACCCCGCATTCGTTTTGCAACGCCAACGGATGTTTTGGATCGATTCAATGCTCTGCCATCTCACGAGCTTGAAGTGAAACGGGGAGATTGGACGGATTATTGGAATTTTGGTTGTGGTTCGACGGCCGCAGATACTGCACTTCATAAGCAGGCGACAGAGAGCCTGGCTCTTGCCGATGGTCTGCGTCAGCAAGGTTATGAGTGTCAGAATCTTGACACCATGAGACAGGAGGCGGTTGAGCATCTCTTGCGATACAATGAACACACCTGGGGGTCGGACCACTCGGTGATGAATCCGAGCGCGCACGTGCGATCTCAGTTGATCCTCAAGCAGCGACACGCCAGTGAGGCTATTGAACGCGCTTCGTTTTTACTTTTTGATGCCTTGGAATCTTTAGCAAAAAACCCGCTTCAAAGCCGTGGAGCTATGGAAGGCGTTCTTGTCTATAACCCATCATCGGAGGCTTTCGATGGGCCGATTACTATTCCTCAATCATGGCATGAAGATCGCAAGCGACTTCGCTGTGAGCGTTTTGCTTATCGGGCGCGCTTTGCCAAAGGATCTGACGATTCCTATGTGGGGCCGGTCCATCTTGAACCGGGTGAATGGAAACGTTTGCCATTGAGTGGTTTGAGTCCGTATCAGCCATCCTCTTTAGTGAGTCATGGTGTGATGGATGAGCCAGAAGAAAATGTTCGTCCTGAAACCATTCTCAATGAAGACCGTAGTGAGGCTGTGGCTTATATTGAGAGCCCGTTTCATCGGATTGAGTATCATTCCAGCACCGGTCGTTTATTGAGTGTTATGGATAAACTGAGTCAGTGGCAACTGCTGGCAGATCATTCGACCTTAGGATTTTTTGAGTTTGTTCACGAACGCCCCGATGCCCGGTTTGATGATCGTCATGAAGCCTATTATAAACGGGATATTGAAGACGAACGCTATTTCCGTTCATGTTGGCGTCCCGACTGGAAGGTGATCAGAGAAACGCCGGAGCGTGTGCTGTCGCATCGAGTTGAAGAACAGGGTGGCAGTGTCACTTTGGTTCAATGTTTACAGGCACGGGGGACTGAGATGCTGGAACAACGGGTCACCTTGCATAGTCACACAGCCCGGATTGATTTGGAGATAGAGATGGTGAAATCGGATTGCCATACTCCAGAGTCGATTTATTTTGCTTTCCCTGTTTGCCTTGATACCGGTTGGAAAGGATACTTCGATACTGTGGGGCAAGGTGTAGAATTGGATGCGGATCAATTGGAAGGAAGTTCGCGTGGTTGGGTGACGACTGATCGTTATGCTGCAATTTGTGACCAACAGCACGGGTTAGCGTTGTTCACTCCGGATGCTCCGATGGTGCAGTTTGGGGATTTTAACTTTGGCCGTGATATTCGAGAAAATTGCAGAGAAGCCAATCCGCTTCTGTTAGCCTGGCCGATCAATAACTATTGGAATACCAATTTTCCAGCCTCACAGCCGGGCCGGGTGAGTTTCCGGTATTCGCTACGAAGCTTTAAAGCTCAAGAATTGGAAAAACTTCCAAACTGGGCTTCGGAAGTCAGTTCCCCGCTTCAGGTGCATCCATTGGTGAGTTGCGCTGGTTCAGACCAGCCACGATAG
- a CDS encoding class I mannose-6-phosphate isomerase, with the protein MDYSMKSNYDKQPYVEVPSGAGRCVSGWAAVCAKLETVVADRRAIRTVMTVECYTGVLEDEIVVAMQSLGAIKIVRSAEAFLSKGEIDAKVAPLNGGDDPVFGCMNHLQMGDLMDPRKIDQLAEEIEQAESCLVVVLGSGASLIHPGDILVYADLARWEAQLRMRRDEISNLGIDNHDLKWSLQYKRAYFTDWRVCDRLKRDLMARWDFVLDTNQPDEPRMADGEAVREGLKEATRRPFRVVPFFDPAPWGGQWIKEACDMDRSAKNYGWGFDCVPEENSLLLKFGETLMELPSIDVVFQEPRALLGDKVYARFGDEFPIRFDFLDTIEGGNLSFQVHPLAEYIQHHFGMNYTQDESYYYLDAAEDATMYLGTKAGIDPEAMMEDLRSAQRGEKHFDDSAYVNCLPAKKHDHFLIPAGTVHCGGGGGMVLEISATPYIFTFKMWDWGRLGLDGLPRPINVERGGENIVWERDEQWVKENLVNQVEPLDSGEGWREERTGLHELEFIETRRHWFTDTVPHDTQGGVNVLNLVEGREVIVESPTDAFEPFVVHYAETFIVPAAVGAYTIRPHGESVGEECATLKAYVRT; encoded by the coding sequence ATGGATTATTCTATGAAATCGAATTATGACAAACAGCCGTATGTAGAAGTTCCCAGTGGGGCCGGTCGTTGCGTGTCAGGATGGGCAGCTGTTTGTGCGAAGCTGGAAACCGTTGTCGCTGACCGCAGAGCGATACGTACGGTGATGACAGTGGAATGTTATACTGGCGTATTAGAGGACGAGATTGTGGTGGCCATGCAATCGTTGGGGGCGATAAAGATCGTTCGCAGCGCAGAGGCGTTTCTTTCCAAGGGAGAAATTGATGCCAAAGTGGCACCCTTGAATGGTGGAGATGACCCTGTTTTTGGATGCATGAACCATTTGCAAATGGGCGACTTGATGGATCCGCGAAAGATTGACCAGCTGGCAGAGGAAATCGAGCAGGCCGAGAGCTGTCTGGTTGTTGTGCTTGGCAGCGGCGCGAGCCTGATTCATCCAGGGGACATTCTGGTCTATGCTGATCTCGCCCGTTGGGAGGCTCAGTTGCGTATGCGCCGTGATGAGATCTCCAATCTCGGCATCGACAATCACGATTTAAAATGGAGTTTACAGTATAAGCGTGCCTATTTCACGGACTGGAGGGTTTGCGACCGATTGAAGCGTGATCTGATGGCGCGCTGGGATTTCGTGCTCGATACCAACCAGCCAGATGAGCCTCGTATGGCAGATGGCGAAGCGGTGCGAGAAGGTTTGAAAGAAGCAACACGCCGGCCGTTCCGCGTGGTGCCGTTTTTTGATCCTGCCCCTTGGGGCGGTCAGTGGATTAAGGAGGCTTGCGACATGGATCGAAGCGCTAAGAATTATGGCTGGGGTTTTGACTGTGTGCCGGAGGAAAACTCACTGCTGTTGAAGTTTGGAGAAACGCTCATGGAGCTGCCCTCGATCGATGTGGTCTTTCAGGAACCTAGGGCATTGCTGGGTGACAAGGTTTACGCACGCTTTGGGGATGAGTTTCCGATCCGTTTTGATTTCCTTGATACCATCGAAGGGGGTAATCTCTCTTTCCAGGTCCACCCATTGGCTGAATATATTCAGCATCACTTCGGGATGAACTACACGCAGGATGAGTCTTACTATTACCTCGATGCCGCTGAAGATGCCACCATGTATCTTGGCACCAAGGCAGGCATCGATCCTGAGGCGATGATGGAAGATCTCCGCTCTGCTCAGCGCGGTGAAAAACACTTTGACGATAGCGCATACGTTAATTGTTTGCCTGCCAAGAAACACGACCATTTTCTCATTCCTGCTGGCACGGTGCACTGTGGCGGTGGGGGCGGTATGGTGCTCGAAATATCAGCCACACCGTATATTTTCACTTTTAAAATGTGGGATTGGGGGCGGCTTGGTCTCGATGGGCTGCCACGCCCGATTAATGTCGAGCGCGGCGGGGAAAATATCGTTTGGGAGCGAGATGAACAGTGGGTCAAAGAAAATCTGGTCAACCAGGTTGAGCCGTTGGACAGTGGTGAAGGTTGGCGCGAGGAGCGCACTGGACTGCACGAGCTTGAGTTTATCGAAACGCGGCGTCATTGGTTCACAGATACAGTGCCCCATGATACCCAAGGTGGGGTGAACGTTCTCAATTTAGTCGAAGGACGCGAAGTCATTGTCGAAAGTCCGACCGATGCGTTTGAACCTTTTGTGGTGCACTATGCCGAGACCTTTATCGTGCCCGCAGCCGTGGGTGCCTACACGATCCGCCCTCACGGTGAGTCAGTCGGTGAAGAGTGTGCCACTTTGAAAGCCTACGTTAGAACCTGA
- a CDS encoding ROK family protein, which produces MIAAIDLGGTRTKYGLVDDGKVVASSTCPSDARGSLERHLDEVVAHLRIMCVELQITLESCEGLGVLCTGLVDNRAMKVLSTNGKYDDAVDFHFSEWARERTGLPLRMDNDARGALLGEWRYGAGRGVDDLMMVVFGTGIGTAVLIDGKPLTGSHFSGGILGGHILVNSGGRQCTCGAVGCLESEASGWVLPELIRSHALYLESSMQGLDVDTIGFQELLAHAASGDACACAVQEHCFRMWGEALVSFIHLYDPQRIVVGGGLMNSPELVLASFRKTVAKFIWGDLDQVDLVAAQHPNDSGLIGAAALFYLK; this is translated from the coding sequence ATGATTGCAGCAATCGATCTCGGGGGAACCCGCACGAAATACGGATTGGTTGACGATGGCAAGGTTGTCGCCAGTTCTACATGCCCGTCCGATGCACGGGGCTCGCTTGAGAGGCACCTCGATGAGGTGGTGGCACACCTGCGGATTATGTGTGTGGAGTTGCAGATTACTCTGGAGTCTTGTGAGGGGCTTGGTGTCCTGTGCACGGGACTGGTTGATAACCGTGCGATGAAAGTGCTCTCAACGAACGGCAAATACGACGACGCCGTGGATTTTCATTTTTCTGAATGGGCACGGGAGCGCACGGGTTTGCCGCTGCGTATGGACAATGATGCCCGGGGAGCTCTGCTTGGTGAGTGGCGTTATGGCGCCGGTCGTGGCGTGGATGATTTGATGATGGTTGTTTTTGGCACGGGGATTGGCACAGCGGTGCTTATCGATGGTAAGCCATTAACGGGTTCGCATTTTAGTGGTGGAATTCTAGGCGGTCACATCTTGGTGAATTCCGGAGGGCGACAGTGTACCTGTGGTGCCGTGGGCTGTCTTGAGAGTGAAGCATCCGGCTGGGTGCTTCCTGAACTGATACGCAGTCATGCCCTGTATCTTGAGAGCAGCATGCAGGGGCTTGATGTGGATACAATCGGCTTTCAGGAACTCTTGGCACATGCGGCATCCGGCGATGCTTGTGCCTGTGCTGTGCAAGAGCACTGTTTCCGCATGTGGGGCGAGGCGCTGGTGTCGTTTATCCATCTGTATGATCCGCAGCGGATTGTCGTTGGAGGAGGTTTAATGAATTCTCCGGAGCTGGTCCTGGCGAGCTTTCGCAAAACGGTGGCGAAGTTCATCTGGGGTGATCTGGACCAGGTTGACCTTGTCGCCGCTCAGCATCCTAACGATTCTGGACTCATCGGTGCGGCGGCACTCTTTTATCTCAAATGA